The Edaphobacter sp. 12200R-103 genome contains a region encoding:
- a CDS encoding ABC transporter permease translates to MRALIDIFAQVFRSIAANKLRSFLTMFGIAWGVASLLLLIGLGEGFRSGQRRGLAQLGQDVIMAWGGTIPALPNQHTGMRPYKLTVADTAAIRQQAPHVRNATAFINRGDLKQVSEFSSSGGSVMGVQANYTEIRNLPLAQGRFFNSDDVAQRRRLVVLGQKNNKLLFPGRPSLGAFITINGARFQVIGVADKIGRGNNDGDNQKLYIPLSTMLELFPMTGENIPADAVTSIQYQPTTPDLNETAKAEVHRIIAQRHGFDASVKDAFEEWDTIKSERTVGLIFTAMDVFLGGVGIVTLALGAVGIINIMLVTVTERTKEIGLRKALGATKRSILIQFFLEGLMLTGLSGIIGIAGAGTLMFALGKAMGNNQMGFDPPRLVPWSAAMAMGTLVLCGVVAGLYPASKAASLEPVEALRKE, encoded by the coding sequence ATCGACATCTTCGCCCAGGTCTTTCGTTCCATCGCGGCGAATAAGCTGCGCTCGTTCCTGACCATGTTCGGCATCGCCTGGGGCGTGGCCTCGCTCCTGCTCCTCATTGGTCTTGGCGAGGGCTTTCGGTCCGGTCAGCGCCGTGGTCTCGCGCAGCTCGGTCAGGACGTCATTATGGCATGGGGTGGAACCATTCCTGCACTGCCGAATCAGCACACCGGTATGCGACCCTATAAGCTCACCGTCGCCGATACGGCAGCCATCCGGCAGCAGGCCCCGCACGTCCGTAATGCCACGGCATTCATCAATCGCGGCGATCTTAAGCAGGTCAGCGAATTCTCAAGCTCTGGCGGCTCCGTCATGGGAGTCCAGGCCAACTACACGGAGATTCGCAATCTTCCCCTCGCTCAGGGCCGTTTCTTCAACTCCGATGACGTCGCTCAGCGCAGAAGACTCGTCGTCCTGGGACAGAAGAACAACAAGCTGCTCTTTCCGGGCCGCCCCTCGCTGGGAGCCTTCATCACCATCAACGGAGCACGTTTCCAGGTCATAGGCGTCGCCGACAAGATCGGACGCGGCAACAACGACGGCGACAATCAGAAGCTCTACATTCCGCTCTCCACCATGCTCGAGCTCTTCCCCATGACGGGAGAGAACATTCCTGCCGACGCCGTCACCTCCATCCAGTACCAGCCCACCACGCCCGACCTGAATGAGACGGCAAAGGCCGAGGTCCATCGCATCATCGCCCAGCGCCACGGCTTCGATGCCTCTGTCAAAGATGCCTTCGAAGAGTGGGACACCATCAAATCCGAGCGCACCGTCGGGCTCATCTTTACCGCGATGGATGTCTTCCTCGGGGGCGTCGGCATCGTCACCCTGGCCCTCGGGGCCGTCGGCATCATTAACATCATGCTGGTCACCGTGACTGAGCGCACCAAGGAGATCGGCCTTCGCAAAGCCCTTGGGGCCACAAAACGCAGCATTCTGATCCAGTTCTTCCTCGAAGGACTGATGCTGACCGGCCTCAGCGGCATAATAGGCATTGCTGGTGCAGGGACGCTCATGTTCGCTCTCGGCAAGGCGATGGGAAATAACCAGATGGGATTCGACCCACCCCGGCTCGTTCCGTGGTCAGCGGCCATGGCCATGGGAACTCTCGTCCTTTGCGGTGTTGTCGCAGGCCTCTATCCGGCCAGTAAGGCCGCATCCCTCGAGCCCGTCGAAGCGCTCAGAAAGGAATAG
- a CDS encoding ABC transporter permease, which yields MIKDIFLQAMEAMRFNGRRTAITVVGMAWGIATVVLLLAYGAGFGRAFEAIFAQWGTHMIGVFPGTTSEQAGGTKAGIKVRFKQDDIERIQETVPGILHISPMLWKQVPVQNDLHSFTWEVDGVAPELSEIMNIQMEEGRFLSASDMQQRNHVVVIGSEAKTKLFSGMFPLGQKIHINGISFEVIGVLKPKMQEGDDNINRVSYIPFPTMGDIKDTKYLDGMWMSYKGDHMAVEHALRNELGAAHGFRPTDKNAIWVANIMSQLAQFRLISIGLQALLLFIGVLTLGIAGIGLMNIMLVSVQQRTREIGVEKALGARKRHILFQFLAESMVITGVGGLGGILLAFTVSKLVGGITFYSAIATNASAADIYLLISPNIVIIATTVLVLVGVVSGMIPAIQAANLDPIEALRYE from the coding sequence ATGATCAAGGACATCTTCCTTCAGGCGATGGAGGCCATGCGCTTCAACGGCCGGCGCACCGCAATCACCGTCGTCGGCATGGCCTGGGGCATCGCCACCGTGGTTCTGCTGCTGGCCTACGGAGCCGGCTTTGGCCGCGCCTTCGAGGCGATCTTCGCGCAGTGGGGAACCCACATGATCGGCGTCTTCCCGGGAACCACCAGCGAGCAGGCCGGAGGCACCAAGGCTGGCATCAAGGTCCGCTTCAAACAGGACGACATCGAGCGCATCCAGGAAACAGTCCCCGGCATCCTGCACATCTCTCCCATGCTCTGGAAGCAGGTCCCGGTACAGAACGATCTGCACTCCTTCACCTGGGAGGTCGATGGCGTCGCTCCCGAGCTCTCCGAGATCATGAACATCCAGATGGAGGAAGGCAGGTTCCTGTCTGCATCGGACATGCAGCAGCGCAACCACGTCGTCGTGATTGGATCTGAGGCGAAGACGAAGCTCTTCTCGGGCATGTTCCCCCTCGGCCAGAAGATCCATATCAATGGCATCAGTTTCGAAGTGATCGGGGTCCTGAAGCCAAAGATGCAGGAGGGGGATGACAACATCAACCGTGTCAGCTATATCCCGTTTCCGACGATGGGAGATATCAAGGACACCAAGTATCTCGACGGAATGTGGATGAGCTACAAAGGGGATCACATGGCTGTGGAGCACGCCCTGCGCAATGAGCTGGGGGCTGCCCATGGATTTCGTCCCACCGATAAGAACGCGATATGGGTGGCGAATATCATGTCGCAGCTCGCACAGTTCCGACTCATCTCCATCGGGCTCCAGGCATTGCTCCTGTTCATTGGAGTTCTCACGCTCGGCATCGCCGGTATCGGCCTGATGAACATCATGCTGGTCAGCGTGCAGCAGCGAACCCGTGAGATCGGCGTCGAAAAAGCCCTCGGCGCCCGCAAGCGCCATATCCTCTTTCAGTTCCTTGCCGAATCCATGGTGATCACCGGCGTCGGCGGGCTCGGAGGCATCCTGCTGGCATTTACGGTCAGCAAGCTTGTCGGCGGAATCACCTTCTACAGCGCCATCGCCACCAATGCCAGCGCGGCGGATATCTACCTGCTCATCTCGCCCAACATAGTCATCATCGCAACCACGGTTCTGGTACTCGTCGGCGTAGTCAGCGGAATGATCCCGGCAATCCAGGCCGCCAATCTCGATCCCATCGAAGCTCTGCGGTACGAATAG
- a CDS encoding ABC transporter ATP-binding protein, with product MADQKTAGRPSKAPAKKPAQDDDVVGKVYDGRLMRRLLTYLGPYRLQVILSAVAILIKAASDVMGPYLVKVAVDTYMTDTPPEHLSWLARHLSSAPLTGITQLAGLYLGALSLSFVLEFVQTYLMQWTGQKIMFDLRSQIFRHLQRMSPAFFDRNPVGRLVTRVTSDVDALNEMFTSGVLAIFEDVFVLAFIVMIMLRMSWPLALLTISVIPAILYVTSIFRKYVRDSYRRQRSATARINAFTQEYVSGMAIVQLFNRERRAFNDFSEVNAENKKAWTDAIFAYALYYPIVELLSSTAIALVIWRGGISVLHTESFTWLTNHTYLASGSGTVHHSIFGTVTLGVLIAFIQYAQRFFRPIQDLSDKYNILQAAMAASERIFKLLDTQSEIISPSHPVAGDNSGRVEFRNVWFTYQHLDEHQVARISKASEDELGSFADIEWILRGVNFTIEPDETAAIVGHTGAGKTTITALMMRFYDIQRGEILVDDVDVRKQDLTRLRRRFGVVLQDPFLFTGTIADNVRLGSSWITDEQLERACDEVNVGDFIRTLPRQFKEPVQERGATLSTGQKQLISFARALAHAPRILILDEATSSVDTDTELRVRMALSRMITGRTSILIAHRLSTIQSADTILVMHKGHLREKGSHQELLAQRGLYWKLYQLQYKDQEAGAGASTDVRLEPLGAD from the coding sequence ATGGCGGACCAGAAGACAGCCGGGAGACCCTCCAAAGCACCTGCAAAAAAGCCCGCGCAGGATGATGACGTCGTAGGTAAGGTCTATGACGGCCGTCTGATGCGACGGCTGCTGACCTACCTTGGGCCGTATCGCCTTCAGGTGATCCTTTCGGCGGTCGCCATTCTGATTAAGGCAGCCAGCGATGTGATGGGCCCTTACCTGGTAAAGGTAGCGGTCGATACCTATATGACGGATACTCCACCGGAGCATCTTTCCTGGCTGGCGCGCCACCTCAGCTCCGCTCCCCTGACGGGCATTACACAACTGGCAGGTCTTTATCTGGGAGCGCTGTCGCTGAGCTTTGTGCTGGAGTTTGTCCAGACCTACCTGATGCAGTGGACCGGCCAGAAGATCATGTTCGATCTACGCAGCCAGATCTTCCGCCACTTGCAGCGCATGTCGCCGGCGTTCTTCGATCGCAATCCCGTCGGACGGCTGGTGACGCGGGTTACCTCGGATGTGGATGCGCTCAACGAGATGTTTACCTCGGGCGTGCTGGCGATCTTTGAAGATGTCTTTGTGCTGGCCTTCATCGTGATGATTATGCTGCGAATGAGCTGGCCGCTGGCCTTGCTGACGATCTCGGTGATTCCGGCGATTCTTTACGTCACCAGCATCTTCCGCAAATACGTCCGCGATAGTTATCGCCGCCAGCGCTCGGCGACGGCACGCATCAATGCCTTTACGCAGGAGTATGTCTCCGGCATGGCCATCGTGCAGTTGTTCAATCGCGAGAGGCGCGCCTTCAACGACTTCTCCGAGGTCAATGCGGAGAATAAGAAGGCCTGGACGGATGCCATCTTCGCCTACGCGCTCTACTACCCGATCGTCGAGCTTCTCAGCTCGACGGCGATTGCGCTGGTCATCTGGCGGGGCGGCATCAGCGTACTGCATACGGAGAGCTTTACCTGGCTGACCAACCATACCTATCTGGCATCGGGTTCGGGCACCGTTCATCACAGCATCTTTGGGACGGTCACGCTCGGCGTGCTGATCGCCTTTATCCAGTATGCGCAACGCTTCTTCCGGCCCATTCAGGATCTTAGCGACAAGTACAACATCCTGCAGGCCGCAATGGCAGCCTCCGAACGCATCTTCAAGCTGCTCGATACCCAGTCGGAGATCATCTCTCCGTCCCATCCGGTTGCCGGCGATAACTCGGGCCGCGTGGAGTTCCGAAACGTCTGGTTCACCTACCAGCATCTGGACGAGCATCAGGTTGCCAGGATCAGCAAGGCGTCCGAAGACGAGCTTGGCTCCTTTGCGGACATCGAATGGATTCTGCGCGGTGTGAACTTCACGATCGAGCCGGACGAGACGGCCGCGATTGTAGGCCACACAGGAGCGGGCAAAACAACGATTACAGCTCTGATGATGCGCTTCTACGATATTCAGCGCGGCGAGATCCTGGTGGACGATGTGGATGTCCGGAAGCAGGATCTGACGAGACTGCGCCGGCGCTTCGGCGTCGTCCTGCAGGATCCCTTTCTTTTCACCGGAACCATTGCGGACAACGTTCGGTTGGGCTCTTCGTGGATCACCGACGAGCAGCTGGAACGCGCGTGCGATGAGGTCAACGTCGGCGATTTCATTCGCACGCTCCCACGACAGTTCAAGGAGCCCGTGCAGGAGCGCGGGGCCACGCTTTCAACCGGCCAGAAGCAGCTGATCAGCTTTGCCCGGGCGCTGGCGCATGCGCCACGCATCCTGATCCTCGATGAGGCAACAAGCTCTGTCGATACAGATACGGAGCTTCGCGTGCGGATGGCGCTCTCGCGCATGATCACAGGACGTACCTCCATCCTGATCGCGCATCGTCTCTCCACCATCCAGAGCGCCGATACGATTCTGGTGATGCATAAAGGCCACCTGCGCGAAAAAGGAAGCCATCAGGAGCTGCTGGCGCAGCGAGGACTCTACTGGAAGCTCTACCAGCTTCAGTACAAAGACCAGGAAGCCGGCGCGGGCGCGAGTACGGATGTTCGGCTGGAGCCTCTGGGCGCGGACTGA
- a CDS encoding thioredoxin family protein, whose protein sequence is MILLRIFFVALLLSAGIAPARSQTASTGTPVLVELFTSEGCSSCPPADKLLGVLQTQQPVPGAHIVAVEEHVDYWDRQGWRDRFSSARFTQRQGFYAPRLNFEDSYTPQMVVDGATQFLGSDSSKAFAVISQAAQKEKIRLTLSAPVVNGRTVAGSVSVQDGAASLPHGDLYAVLIQPSASTEVKGGENGGKQLSHVSVARAFARVGKIGDLSHGPVDFKITAPAEADPAGMRLILFAQLPSQGAVRGIAEATIPTSR, encoded by the coding sequence GTGATCTTGCTAAGGATCTTTTTTGTAGCTCTTCTGCTGTCTGCGGGAATCGCTCCTGCGCGATCGCAGACTGCCTCGACCGGGACACCCGTTCTGGTGGAGCTGTTTACGTCGGAAGGCTGCTCAAGCTGCCCGCCTGCCGACAAGCTTCTCGGCGTACTACAGACGCAGCAGCCCGTTCCGGGGGCCCATATTGTGGCGGTGGAGGAACATGTCGATTACTGGGACCGTCAGGGCTGGCGCGATCGCTTCTCTTCGGCTCGATTTACGCAAAGGCAGGGTTTCTATGCTCCCCGGCTGAATTTTGAGGACTCCTACACGCCGCAGATGGTTGTGGATGGCGCGACGCAGTTTCTGGGCAGCGACTCGTCCAAAGCATTTGCCGTGATCTCCCAGGCCGCACAGAAGGAGAAGATTCGGCTGACGCTGTCTGCGCCTGTGGTCAACGGGCGGACTGTCGCCGGATCGGTCTCGGTGCAGGATGGAGCGGCATCCCTGCCGCATGGCGATCTGTATGCCGTGCTGATTCAGCCTTCGGCATCGACGGAAGTAAAAGGGGGAGAGAATGGCGGAAAGCAGCTGAGCCATGTCAGCGTAGCCCGGGCGTTTGCGAGGGTGGGAAAGATCGGGGATCTTTCGCATGGCCCGGTCGATTTCAAGATTACAGCACCGGCTGAGGCCGATCCTGCGGGTATGCGACTCATTCTCTTCGCCCAGCTCCCCAGCCAAGGCGCTGTGCGAGGTATTGCTGAGGCAACAATTCCGACCTCCCGATAG
- the recN gene encoding DNA repair protein RecN, whose protein sequence is MLLELRAENYAVIDQAVAGFGPGLNLMTGETGAGKSILIDALQMLLGGKASSDVVRHGEERAVVSCVFEMTPGAAAVLEANGIDAEGDEVVLRREIAAGGKGRVFVNNQSATVGVLKLLAPELALVHSQGETMGAFDQAQQRTLLDRFGEITTDAVTIAYETWRNTAARLTELEADEQDRLRMADLWRFQAKEIEQAGLTAPDEDGQLETEKRVLANSERVYTAAMSAYELLYESESAAETTLGSALKQVEDLARFDGRFSAAAQQLAAAKATVEDVAAEVREFAENANASPGRLEEIEDRLAALDKLKRKYGQTLAEVIAFGEEAVRRLTEVENRDALLAELKTKQAADAEAYRLAAGKVTAARREAAKRLEKLAVGQINDLAMNTRFEVAVRPEEQESGWSSHGWDQVEYRIATNPGEPLKPLNEIASGGEMSRVMLALKVTVEEGAQGTGKRKKAPLPRTLVFDEIDIGIGGRAAEAVGKKLKTLSRGQQVLCITHLPQIAAFADQHFLIEKTEKRGRTQTAIRRMDETERAHEIARMLSGEKLTETSLKHAEHLLAASR, encoded by the coding sequence ATGCTGCTCGAGTTACGCGCGGAAAACTATGCTGTGATCGATCAGGCTGTAGCCGGCTTTGGTCCCGGCCTGAACCTGATGACCGGTGAGACAGGCGCTGGAAAGTCCATCCTGATCGACGCCCTGCAGATGCTGCTGGGTGGCAAGGCCTCGTCCGACGTGGTACGCCACGGAGAAGAGCGGGCCGTTGTCTCCTGCGTCTTCGAGATGACCCCCGGAGCAGCGGCGGTCCTCGAGGCCAACGGAATCGATGCAGAAGGCGATGAGGTCGTGCTTCGCCGCGAGATCGCCGCCGGCGGCAAAGGACGCGTCTTCGTCAACAACCAATCCGCGACCGTCGGGGTGCTCAAGCTGCTCGCTCCGGAGTTGGCGCTGGTCCACTCCCAGGGCGAGACCATGGGTGCCTTTGACCAGGCGCAGCAGCGCACCCTGCTTGACCGGTTTGGAGAAATTACGACCGATGCCGTAACAATCGCATACGAGACATGGCGCAATACGGCTGCAAGACTCACGGAACTCGAAGCCGATGAGCAGGACCGTCTGCGTATGGCCGACCTTTGGCGCTTTCAGGCGAAAGAGATCGAGCAGGCCGGCCTGACCGCACCTGACGAAGACGGGCAGCTTGAGACAGAGAAGCGTGTGCTTGCAAACTCAGAGCGTGTCTACACCGCGGCCATGAGCGCCTACGAGCTCCTGTACGAGAGCGAAAGCGCTGCCGAGACGACCCTGGGATCCGCCTTGAAGCAGGTGGAAGACCTGGCGCGATTCGACGGGCGGTTCAGTGCGGCAGCCCAGCAGCTTGCAGCGGCCAAGGCTACCGTGGAAGATGTGGCCGCCGAAGTGCGCGAGTTCGCCGAAAACGCCAACGCCTCTCCGGGACGCCTGGAAGAGATCGAAGATCGACTGGCAGCGCTCGATAAGCTGAAGCGGAAGTACGGCCAGACGCTCGCCGAGGTCATCGCCTTCGGTGAAGAGGCCGTTCGCAGGCTGACCGAGGTGGAAAATCGCGATGCTCTGCTGGCAGAACTGAAGACGAAACAGGCTGCAGACGCGGAGGCATATCGTCTTGCGGCTGGCAAAGTCACAGCGGCCCGCAGGGAGGCGGCAAAGCGTCTGGAAAAGCTGGCCGTCGGGCAGATTAATGACTTGGCAATGAATACCCGTTTCGAGGTAGCAGTTCGCCCTGAGGAGCAGGAGTCAGGCTGGTCCTCGCATGGGTGGGATCAGGTCGAGTACCGCATCGCCACCAACCCCGGTGAGCCCCTCAAGCCGCTCAACGAGATCGCATCGGGCGGCGAGATGTCCCGCGTCATGCTAGCCCTGAAGGTGACCGTCGAAGAGGGAGCGCAGGGAACCGGCAAAAGAAAGAAGGCGCCGCTTCCGCGAACCCTTGTTTTCGATGAGATCGATATTGGAATCGGCGGCCGCGCCGCTGAAGCAGTCGGCAAAAAACTGAAGACGCTCTCCCGCGGACAGCAGGTGTTGTGTATCACCCATCTGCCGCAGATCGCCGCGTTCGCCGATCAGCACTTTCTCATCGAAAAGACAGAAAAGCGAGGACGCACGCAGACGGCCATTCGCCGGATGGATGAGACGGAACGTGCGCACGAGATAGCCCGAATGTTGAGCGGTGAAAAACTGACCGAGACGAGCCTGAAGCACGCCGAACATCTGCTGGCTGCCAGCCGCTGA
- a CDS encoding 4-hydroxy-3-methylbut-2-enyl diphosphate reductase: MTTTTTLDPVTTSEINSPRQTKRVLLLKPRGFCAGVVRAIDIVRIALEAFGAPIYVRKEIVHNSYVVNDLAKKGAIFVNELDEVPEGARVIYSAHGVSPAVRQRAKDRGLKVIDATCPLVTKVHVEAIKFAKQGYSLVLVGHRDHEEVEGTQGEAPEVTQVVSTVEEVEALIVPDPDKVAYLTQTTLSLDEAKYMIDALKKKFPNIVGPHAQDICYATENRQTAVKNVAHGADVVLVVGSRNSSNSNRLVEVSQNLGTNSYLIDKAEDIKPEWLEGMNAVAVTAGASAPEVLVQEVVTYLQAKGYGSVDEVEVMPENVRFGLPPEIVQAIASAPQPAQ; encoded by the coding sequence GTGACCACCACGACAACCCTCGATCCTGTAACCACCTCTGAGATCAACTCCCCAAGGCAGACCAAGCGGGTTCTCCTGCTCAAGCCTCGTGGCTTCTGTGCGGGCGTTGTCCGCGCCATCGATATTGTGCGGATTGCCCTCGAAGCCTTTGGTGCGCCAATCTACGTCCGAAAGGAGATCGTGCACAACAGCTATGTCGTGAACGATCTGGCCAAGAAGGGCGCCATCTTCGTCAATGAGCTGGATGAGGTTCCGGAAGGTGCAAGGGTCATCTACTCCGCCCATGGCGTCTCGCCTGCCGTGCGTCAGCGTGCGAAGGACCGGGGCCTCAAGGTCATCGATGCCACCTGCCCCCTCGTTACCAAGGTGCATGTGGAAGCGATCAAGTTCGCCAAACAGGGCTACTCGTTGGTTCTGGTCGGACATCGCGATCATGAGGAGGTCGAGGGAACCCAGGGAGAGGCTCCAGAGGTAACCCAGGTCGTCTCGACGGTGGAAGAAGTCGAGGCGCTGATCGTTCCGGACCCGGACAAGGTAGCCTATCTCACCCAGACGACGCTCTCGCTCGACGAGGCGAAGTACATGATCGATGCCCTCAAGAAGAAGTTTCCAAACATCGTAGGCCCCCATGCGCAGGACATCTGCTACGCAACCGAGAACCGCCAGACGGCGGTGAAGAACGTCGCGCACGGCGCAGACGTCGTTCTTGTTGTAGGATCGCGCAACAGTTCGAACTCCAACCGCCTGGTGGAGGTCTCGCAGAACCTTGGTACCAACTCCTACCTGATCGATAAGGCGGAGGACATCAAGCCGGAGTGGCTGGAAGGAATGAACGCGGTCGCTGTGACCGCAGGCGCATCCGCTCCCGAAGTGCTGGTCCAGGAGGTTGTTACCTACCTGCAGGCTAAGGGCTATGGCTCGGTCGACGAGGTCGAGGTAATGCCCGAGAACGTGCGT